Proteins encoded together in one bacterium window:
- a CDS encoding transglutaminase-like domain-containing protein yields the protein MQKKVVLYLSVMFLVLSGLKPADAGTVTTTWGGSAEMVYDTGFMHMLMKHPDGGVCLFDMDLVENDSPGAGQSEKGVCTDIIWGKNRARKILNVDDPRAHSAWVVIFPYYKSGKYPLKFTVNGRESQISNWDTEKNKEWYRWSEFPAEWLKKGRNVIDLYCPEAQTAEDGWEIFISRADEFETGGGDPKDVGKTSFKSTDGGESWKESPFGPLGQTRAEYSIRLSLDRSVKTGWLESPVIDLWKGDSNDFIVPLREIGKMKLVIESEMPQGTKIEYYFRKGTDPQPFSATWEPYEFIGNGPSLDFETGDAKLNRRYIQFKVVLSTENPLLTPVVKSARVTAELFERVPLPRNIHVVTSDNPPIRYSSLDWEWEKWDRPEFKELRERENLDEVIEGSRTELDAQVRLLDYVTRRWRHSSPFPEFPGWDALSILNRVETTGGGGYCLTFNNLLAGMCMAYGWQARIVNVVIHEVVEVWNDDYGKWVFFDADYENHYNYDVETAEPLNLLELHERYLDYYFPGHTLDWMNDKFDWFKLKEDQPPSVKRGSLTDHQNTVLTGFINAAFMRLIPRNNWYEKPYPRPVTHGSGTNWPWNGYVNWYDSRTPPNRKYTWQTDRPRDMWPDLNKVHVDATTGFGNGRLFLRFETYTPNFSHYEVNVDDTGWKKVGDRWTWLLQSGRNTLAVRAVNKLGAKGKPSTFAVNHADAPLADYMNYK from the coding sequence ATGCAGAAGAAAGTTGTACTGTATCTTTCAGTCATGTTTCTTGTTCTTTCGGGATTAAAACCGGCCGATGCAGGCACGGTCACCACGACATGGGGCGGCAGCGCCGAAATGGTGTATGACACCGGATTCATGCACATGCTCATGAAACACCCGGACGGCGGCGTATGTCTTTTCGACATGGACCTCGTCGAAAACGACTCTCCCGGCGCTGGACAGAGCGAAAAAGGCGTCTGCACCGACATCATCTGGGGAAAAAACCGCGCCCGGAAGATTCTCAATGTGGACGATCCCCGCGCTCATTCGGCATGGGTGGTCATTTTCCCCTACTATAAATCGGGGAAATATCCCCTGAAATTCACGGTCAATGGCAGGGAAAGCCAGATTTCCAACTGGGACACCGAAAAGAACAAGGAATGGTACCGCTGGAGCGAGTTTCCGGCGGAATGGCTCAAAAAGGGAAGGAATGTTATCGACCTGTACTGTCCCGAAGCGCAGACTGCCGAGGATGGATGGGAAATCTTCATATCGCGCGCCGATGAATTCGAGACAGGCGGCGGCGACCCGAAGGATGTGGGGAAAACATCGTTCAAGTCCACGGATGGCGGTGAATCATGGAAAGAGAGCCCGTTCGGCCCCCTAGGACAGACACGCGCCGAATACTCGATCCGGCTCAGCCTCGACCGCTCGGTGAAAACCGGATGGCTCGAAAGCCCGGTAATAGACCTCTGGAAGGGCGACTCGAACGATTTCATCGTCCCGCTCCGCGAAATCGGAAAGATGAAACTGGTCATCGAATCCGAGATGCCCCAAGGAACGAAGATCGAGTACTATTTTCGCAAGGGCACCGATCCGCAGCCATTTTCAGCCACATGGGAACCGTACGAGTTCATAGGCAACGGCCCCAGTCTCGACTTCGAAACGGGTGATGCCAAACTCAACCGTCGCTATATTCAGTTTAAAGTTGTACTTTCGACCGAAAACCCCCTCCTCACCCCCGTTGTCAAGTCGGCGCGAGTCACCGCTGAACTGTTCGAACGTGTTCCGCTCCCCCGGAACATCCATGTCGTTACGAGCGACAATCCACCAATCAGATATTCCTCTCTCGACTGGGAATGGGAAAAATGGGACCGCCCCGAGTTCAAAGAACTCCGCGAACGCGAGAACCTCGACGAGGTCATCGAGGGGAGCAGGACCGAACTGGACGCGCAGGTCAGGCTCCTTGATTATGTGACACGCCGCTGGCGTCACAGCAGCCCGTTCCCCGAATTCCCGGGATGGGACGCCCTGTCCATACTCAACCGGGTTGAGACCACAGGCGGCGGCGGATACTGCCTGACATTCAATAATCTCCTTGCGGGTATGTGCATGGCGTACGGCTGGCAGGCGCGAATCGTCAACGTCGTCATTCACGAGGTCGTGGAGGTCTGGAACGACGACTACGGCAAGTGGGTGTTTTTTGACGCCGATTACGAAAACCACTACAATTATGATGTCGAGACTGCGGAGCCGCTCAATCTCCTCGAACTCCATGAGCGGTATCTCGACTACTACTTTCCCGGACACACGCTCGACTGGATGAACGACAAATTCGACTGGTTCAAGCTCAAGGAGGACCAGCCGCCATCGGTGAAGCGCGGTTCGCTGACCGACCACCAGAACACGGTGCTGACGGGCTTCATCAATGCGGCGTTCATGCGCCTGATACCCCGGAACAACTGGTACGAAAAGCCCTATCCGCGCCCGGTCACGCACGGCAGCGGCACGAACTGGCCGTGGAACGGGTATGTCAACTGGTATGACAGCCGGACGCCGCCGAACCGCAAGTATACCTGGCAAACCGACCGTCCCCGCGATATGTGGCCCGATCTCAACAAGGTGCATGTCGATGCGACAACGGGATTCGGCAACGGCCGCCTCTTTCTGAGGTTCGAAACCTACACACCCAATTTCAGCCATTACGAGGTGAATGTGGACGATACCGGCTGGAAAAAGGTCGGCGACCGCTGGACATGGCTGCTCCAGTCGGGGAGAAACACCCTTGCAGTCCGCGCTGTCAACAAGCTCGGCGCAAAAGGAAAGCCATCAACGTTTGCTGTCAATCATGCGGATGCTCCGCTGGCGGACTATATGAATTATAAATGA